Proteins from a single region of Pseudopedobacter saltans DSM 12145:
- a CDS encoding DNA polymerase III subunit gamma/tau — MENFIVSARKYRPVTFESVVGQLHITNTLKNAIKSNQLAQAFLFCGPRGVGKTTCARILAKTINCQNLTAQGEACGICESCNSFLHGNSFNFHELDAASNNSVDDIRNLIDQVRIPPQGGKYKVYIIDEVHMLSQSAFNAFLKTLEEPPAYAIFILATTEKHKILPTILSRCQIFDFNRIKVEDMAGHLSKIATREEITFDNDGLHLIAQKADGGLRDALSMFDQIASFSNRNISYQAVIDNLNILDYDYYFKLTDFLNQEDTASTLLLFNEILNNGFDGNHFISGLASHFRNVLICKDPSTVQLLEVSENIKQKYLDQSKATSSSFLISALNIANQCDLNYKISKNQRLQVELALIKIAHLQQAFSLSKDGNVRDHIEQVKKKPENLAPQVNTTIPSQEKKTPLVTENTNSKPAAAPPVTYQQPDNSASVVREEKRPAINIPASGNSLLKGGGTLIPNIKNPSAIKTVKEDKNEPEYVTGVATTHFTQDDFIKVWVDYSRMAKEQGKMSLVSLMDNYTPTLKDNYRIELVLENKLQSEELISERIDILNYLRTKLSNFSITLEPIIDEVVSERKLYTSKDKYQHMVDKNPNIDLLRQAFGLELD; from the coding sequence ATGGAGAATTTTATCGTATCGGCAAGAAAATATCGCCCTGTCACGTTCGAAAGCGTAGTAGGTCAATTGCATATAACCAATACCTTAAAAAATGCCATCAAAAGCAATCAGCTGGCACAGGCTTTCCTTTTTTGTGGTCCAAGAGGTGTGGGTAAAACTACATGTGCAAGAATTTTAGCAAAAACCATCAATTGTCAAAATCTTACAGCACAGGGTGAAGCTTGCGGAATCTGCGAATCCTGCAATTCTTTCCTGCATGGCAATTCTTTCAATTTCCATGAGCTGGATGCTGCATCCAACAACTCTGTGGATGATATCAGAAATCTTATAGATCAGGTAAGAATTCCACCCCAAGGCGGAAAATACAAGGTTTATATTATTGATGAGGTACATATGTTATCTCAGAGTGCGTTCAATGCTTTCCTAAAAACGCTGGAAGAACCACCTGCCTATGCTATATTTATATTAGCTACAACAGAGAAACACAAAATCCTTCCTACTATATTATCCAGGTGTCAGATTTTCGACTTCAACAGGATAAAAGTGGAAGACATGGCTGGCCACCTTTCCAAAATTGCAACCCGGGAAGAGATTACCTTTGATAATGATGGTCTTCATCTTATCGCCCAAAAAGCCGATGGCGGATTAAGGGACGCGCTCTCTATGTTCGACCAGATTGCAAGTTTTTCCAACAGAAACATCAGCTATCAGGCAGTTATAGATAATCTGAATATTCTTGATTATGACTACTATTTCAAGCTAACTGATTTTCTCAATCAGGAAGACACTGCTTCTACCCTTTTACTATTCAATGAAATATTAAATAATGGGTTCGATGGCAATCATTTCATTAGCGGACTTGCTTCCCATTTCAGAAATGTACTGATATGTAAAGATCCATCCACTGTTCAGCTATTGGAGGTAAGTGAAAATATCAAACAAAAATACCTGGATCAAAGTAAAGCTACATCCAGTTCATTTTTAATCAGTGCGCTCAATATCGCCAACCAGTGTGATTTAAATTATAAAATCAGTAAAAACCAAAGATTACAGGTAGAACTGGCATTAATTAAAATAGCACATCTGCAACAAGCCTTCTCTTTAAGTAAAGATGGAAATGTTCGGGATCATATCGAGCAAGTAAAAAAAAAACCTGAAAATTTAGCACCGCAGGTCAACACAACTATTCCTTCACAGGAAAAAAAAACTCCGTTAGTTACTGAAAATACGAACAGCAAGCCAGCAGCAGCTCCCCCTGTCACCTATCAACAGCCTGATAATTCTGCATCTGTTGTAAGGGAAGAGAAACGGCCTGCCATCAACATTCCTGCCTCTGGAAACAGTCTACTGAAAGGTGGAGGCACTTTGATACCAAATATCAAAAACCCATCTGCTATAAAAACAGTCAAGGAAGATAAAAATGAACCTGAATATGTTACGGGTGTTGCTACTACCCATTTTACACAGGATGATTTTATAAAAGTATGGGTAGATTATTCCAGAATGGCAAAGGAACAGGGAAAAATGAGTTTGGTTTCTCTGATGGACAACTATACCCCTACGTTAAAGGACAATTATAGGATAGAACTTGTACTGGAAAATAAGCTGCAGTCTGAAGAGTTAATTTCTGAAAGGATTGATATCCTCAATTATTTAAGAACAAAACTCTCGAACTTCTCTATCACTTTAGAACCTATCATTGACGAAGTGGTAAGCGAGAGAAAATTATACACTTCCAAAGACAAATATCAGCATATGGTGGATAAGAATCCGAATATCGATCTGCTGAGACAGGCCTTTGGGCTAGAGCTGGATTAG
- a CDS encoding YwbE family protein, with the protein MDTRKRENIKIGQTVDIVLKKDQRTGELTRGIVKGILTKSSFHTHGIKVILESNQVGRVKVIIE; encoded by the coding sequence ATGGATACCAGAAAAAGAGAAAATATTAAAATAGGACAAACTGTGGATATTGTTCTAAAAAAAGATCAGCGTACCGGCGAACTTACCAGAGGTATTGTAAAGGGAATACTTACAAAATCTTCGTTCCACACGCATGGCATAAAAGTTATACTGGAAAGCAATCAGGTGGGACGGGTGAAAGTCATTATAGAATGA
- a CDS encoding type I phosphomannose isomerase catalytic subunit yields MSLYPLKFETIFKDKIWGGRKIKDVLHKDFSPLPNCGETWEISGVSSDVSVVANGILKGQKLSDILAEEKENLVGKKNYQTYGNEFPLLVKFIDANDDLSIQVHPNDELAEKRHHSKGKTEMWYVLQADSGSTLISGFNQPVDRAKYLEKFESGQLMEILNKEEVSAGDIFFLPAGRIHTIGKGLLIAEIQQTSDITYRIYDFDRVDDKGNKRELHVKEALDAIDFNFYNQYKTDYKKAKNEAIEAVKCPFFTTNVLDYNESTNRDYSQLDSFVIHVCVEGSYSLGYDGGELAVKKGDCILVPASEKEIQLETSEGFKILESYIA; encoded by the coding sequence ATGAGCTTATACCCTTTAAAGTTCGAGACCATTTTTAAAGATAAAATATGGGGCGGAAGAAAAATTAAAGATGTTCTGCATAAGGACTTTTCGCCTTTACCTAACTGTGGTGAAACCTGGGAAATCTCAGGCGTATCTTCAGACGTTTCTGTTGTAGCAAACGGTATTTTAAAAGGTCAAAAACTTTCTGATATTTTAGCCGAAGAAAAAGAAAATCTTGTAGGAAAGAAAAATTACCAAACATATGGAAATGAATTCCCTCTTCTGGTAAAATTCATCGATGCTAACGATGATCTCTCTATTCAGGTACATCCTAATGATGAACTTGCAGAGAAAAGACACCACTCTAAAGGCAAGACTGAAATGTGGTATGTTTTACAGGCAGACTCGGGATCTACTTTGATTTCTGGATTTAACCAACCTGTAGACAGGGCTAAATATCTGGAGAAATTCGAATCGGGGCAACTCATGGAAATCTTGAATAAAGAGGAAGTTAGCGCTGGTGATATATTTTTTCTACCAGCCGGAAGAATCCATACTATCGGAAAGGGATTATTGATAGCTGAAATCCAACAAACTTCGGACATTACATATCGTATTTACGATTTCGACCGCGTTGATGATAAAGGAAACAAAAGGGAGCTGCATGTAAAGGAAGCTTTGGATGCTATTGATTTCAATTTTTATAATCAATATAAAACTGACTATAAAAAAGCAAAGAACGAAGCTATAGAAGCTGTAAAATGTCCTTTCTTCACTACCAATGTTTTAGACTATAACGAGTCTACCAATAGAGATTACAGCCAATTGGATAGTTTCGTTATCCATGTTTGTGTAGAAGGGTCTTATTCTTTAGGGTATGATGGAGGTGAACTGGCTGTAAAAAAAGGAGATTGTATTTTAGTCCCTGCCTCTGAGAAAGAAATTCAACTGGAAACCAGTGAAGGCTTTAAGATATTAGAGAGTTATATTGCATAA
- a CDS encoding UpxY family transcription antiterminator has translation MLKIDERHRWYPIYTKPRFEKKVAENLLKQGIEVYLPSQKILKQWSDRKKWVDEPLFKSYVFIHINYLQYDQVVRTPGVVRFIYFSGKIASVPDMEMNFLQTYLSGDFTVETTGQFIKSGDKVKIVSGKFKGYEAEMVSYQNEKRLILRIDALGQSILLNIPVADVISK, from the coding sequence ATGCTGAAGATAGATGAGCGACATAGGTGGTACCCAATTTATACAAAACCCAGATTTGAAAAGAAGGTAGCCGAGAATTTGTTGAAGCAGGGAATAGAAGTTTATCTGCCTTCGCAAAAGATTCTTAAGCAATGGAGCGACCGAAAGAAATGGGTGGATGAGCCTCTGTTTAAATCCTATGTTTTTATCCATATTAATTATTTACAGTATGATCAGGTGGTGAGAACGCCGGGGGTGGTAAGGTTTATTTACTTTTCCGGTAAGATTGCTTCTGTTCCGGATATGGAGATGAATTTCCTGCAAACTTATTTATCTGGCGATTTTACAGTAGAAACGACGGGACAATTTATTAAAAGTGGAGATAAGGTAAAGATTGTCTCTGGTAAATTTAAAGGGTACGAGGCGGAAATGGTTTCATATCAGAACGAGAAAAGGCTGATTTTGAGAATTGATGCACTGGGGCAATCTATCTTATTGAATATTCCCGTTGCGGATGTAATAAGTAAATAA
- a CDS encoding MraY family glycosyltransferase, translating to MSLNLEWPWLYNVLIIMLSAAVTFFAIPSIIFVANTRHLYDDLEKDRKDHQHGISRLGGVAIFCAFTIVSLLFAKYDDVLSTNVLLTSCIILFAVGLKDDLAGTSPTTKFIMQFIVALILVTMGDVRLSSLYGVFGMWDINYFSSISLSVLIIMFFINAFNLIDGIDGLAGTIGIIVSLTFAVMFIHMGELGLAILAFSLVGALAGFLYYNFSPSRIFMGDTGSLLVGLISIVLAIKFIELNKFSSTMPRPAFLSAPATAVSVLIIPLFDTFRVFMLRIMQGRSPFSADRNHIHHRILKLGFSHLQATLALAITNILFIYLAIIFRGFGNGLLIALFFVVCMLINWITTILLRIKERKELKIEYLWK from the coding sequence ATGTCACTAAACCTGGAATGGCCCTGGCTATATAACGTATTGATTATAATGCTCTCTGCTGCGGTAACCTTTTTTGCAATACCCTCTATCATATTTGTAGCAAACACAAGGCATCTGTATGATGATCTGGAGAAGGATCGAAAAGACCATCAGCATGGTATTTCGCGTTTGGGAGGGGTAGCCATATTTTGTGCATTTACGATTGTTTCTTTACTTTTTGCCAAGTACGATGATGTATTGTCAACAAATGTCTTACTGACTTCCTGTATCATACTTTTTGCGGTAGGCCTGAAGGATGATCTGGCGGGTACAAGTCCGACAACTAAGTTTATCATGCAGTTTATTGTAGCATTGATTTTAGTAACGATGGGGGATGTAAGGTTAAGCAGCTTGTACGGAGTTTTCGGAATGTGGGATATCAATTACTTTTCCAGTATTTCATTGTCGGTATTAATCATTATGTTTTTTATCAATGCCTTTAATTTGATAGATGGTATTGATGGCTTGGCCGGAACAATTGGTATTATTGTAAGCCTGACTTTTGCAGTGATGTTTATACATATGGGTGAACTGGGGCTGGCTATTTTAGCGTTTAGTTTGGTAGGAGCCCTGGCTGGTTTTCTGTATTATAATTTCTCTCCATCAAGAATATTTATGGGAGATACAGGAAGTCTGTTGGTGGGATTGATTTCGATTGTATTGGCCATCAAATTTATCGAACTGAATAAGTTTAGCAGTACAATGCCACGCCCTGCATTTTTATCTGCACCGGCAACGGCAGTATCGGTATTGATTATACCCTTATTTGATACCTTCCGGGTTTTTATGTTGAGGATTATGCAGGGCAGATCTCCTTTCAGTGCAGATAGAAACCATATTCACCACAGAATATTGAAATTGGGATTTTCTCATTTACAAGCAACACTCGCTCTGGCGATAACCAATATTTTATTTATATACCTGGCTATTATTTTTAGAGGCTTTGGAAATGGGCTATTAATAGCTTTGTTTTTTGTTGTTTGCATGTTAATTAACTGGATAACTACTATACTGTTAAGGATTAAAGAGAGAAAGGAACTAAAGATTGAATATCTTTGGAAGTAA
- a CDS encoding glycosyltransferase family 2 protein: MLISIITSTYNSASFLADALESFKEQSYAEKELVLVDGGSTDETLQIIEKSAIVGKMISEQDGGIYDALNKGVKLASGDIIGILHSDDMFYNAEVLNNVAEAFKANPHLDAVYGDLLYVERDNTDKVVRNWKSGSYDLAKLAYGWMPPHPALFIKTECFHKYGLYDLQYRSAADYDLILRFLYKYKIETAYLPQVLVKMRVGGISNKTLKNRIRANAEDRAAMKVNGVAFPFLVAALKPLRKIGQYIK; this comes from the coding sequence ATGTTGATATCTATTATTACCTCAACCTATAATTCTGCCAGCTTTTTAGCCGATGCTTTGGAATCTTTTAAAGAACAAAGTTATGCTGAAAAAGAACTGGTATTGGTAGATGGAGGATCAACAGATGAAACTTTACAAATTATAGAAAAGTCGGCAATTGTTGGTAAGATGATTTCTGAGCAAGATGGAGGGATTTATGATGCATTGAATAAAGGGGTAAAGCTTGCCTCGGGAGATATTATAGGCATATTGCATTCAGACGATATGTTTTATAATGCAGAGGTGTTGAATAACGTGGCGGAAGCTTTTAAAGCCAATCCTCATTTAGATGCGGTTTATGGTGATTTGCTTTATGTAGAGCGTGATAATACGGATAAAGTGGTCAGAAACTGGAAGTCAGGTAGTTACGATTTAGCTAAGCTGGCTTATGGATGGATGCCACCACACCCGGCATTGTTTATTAAAACGGAATGCTTCCATAAGTATGGGCTTTATGATTTACAATATCGTTCGGCTGCAGATTACGATTTGATATTACGTTTTTTATATAAATATAAAATAGAAACTGCTTATTTGCCACAGGTTTTGGTGAAGATGCGGGTTGGGGGAATAAGCAATAAAACTTTGAAGAACCGCATAAGGGCGAATGCGGAAGACCGGGCGGCAATGAAAGTAAATGGCGTGGCTTTTCCGTTTTTGGTTGCAGCATTGAAACCATTGCGCAAAATAGGGCAATATATAAAATAG
- a CDS encoding PID-CTERM protein-sorting domain-containing protein: MKGLKYILLSLSLSFCCIAIYAQCPEEDPFCDDGGAPPDPWGDVPIDGGAFALLAGGAALGYKALKMKREDNAEKE, translated from the coding sequence ATGAAAGGATTAAAATATATTTTGTTGAGCTTAAGCCTGTCTTTTTGTTGTATCGCAATCTATGCACAATGTCCAGAAGAGGATCCTTTTTGTGATGATGGCGGAGCTCCTCCAGATCCATGGGGAGATGTTCCCATAGACGGTGGAGCTTTCGCATTACTTGCAGGCGGAGCAGCCTTAGGCTACAAAGCTTTGAAAATGAAAAGAGAAGATAACGCAGAAAAGGAATAG